CCGGTGATGCCGACGGGCATCCGGTGCCGGGCCCGGTAGCCGGGGTGGGCGCGGCTGAACTTCGCCACGAAGTAGGGGCGTTCGGGGCGCGGCCCGACCAGGCTCATGTCGCCCCGCAGCACGTTCCAGAGCTGCGGCAGCTCGTCCAGCGAGGTACGGCGCAGCAGTCGGCCCGTCGCGGACATCCGCCGGTCGAACGCGACGTTCCAGCGGGTCGCGGACTCGCGTTCGTCGACGGGGCAGAGGGTGCGGAACTTCAGCAGGGTGAAGGGCCGTCCGCGCAGCCCCACGCGTTCCTGCCGGAAGATGACCCCGGGGCCGTCCGTGACCCGTACGGCGAGGGCGCACCCGGCGAGCACGGGCGCGGCGAGGACGAGCGCGAACGCCGCGAACAGGGTGTCGAGCGCCCGTTTGACCGCGCGTCCGACGGGCCGGTACGGGGCGTCCCGCAGCGGCTGGACGGCGAAGCCCCAGAGCTGGTCGTGGCCGCTCACCCGCCACCGGGCGGGCCCGGCCGCGGCACCGCCGTCGACGAGCCAGAGCCGGCAGCCGTGCCGGGTGAGCAGCCCGATCAGGGCGGTGGTCGCCGGGTCGTCCCCGGGCGGGCGGGTGAAGAGCGCGTCCCGGACCCCGTCGCGGGCCACGGCCCGTTCGATCTCCTGCGGTCCGCCGAGCACGGGCGTCACCGGGCCGCTCTCCTGCCGGGCCGTCACCACGGTGGCCGCCCGCCCCGTGCGGCGGTCGGCGACGGCCCCCGGGGCGGCGCTCCCCCGTTCCGGGGTGTCCCCGTCGGCGGCGCCCCGGACCCGTCCGACGAGCCGGAGCCCGTACTCGGGGTGTCCCTGGAGCACGGCGGCGACCTGCCGGGCGAGCGGCCCGTCCCCGACGACGAGCGCGGCGCGGGGACGGCACCGCGCCGCGCGCCGGGCGGCCCCGTGCGCGGCCCCCCGTACGGCGGCGCAGCACACGGTCTGGAGGGCGGCGGCGAGGACGGCGTCCCGGGGGCCGGGCGCGCCCGCGTCCCCGTACAGCAGCCGCAGAGCCTCGGTGACGAGGAGCCACTGGACGAGGAGGAGCGCGCCCAGACGGGGCAGTTCGGCGAGCGCGGACGGGGCCAGCCGGGGCCGGTAGAGCCCCCGGCAGGCGATGGGCAGCGGCTGTGCGGCGGCCAGCGGGAGGAGGACGGGGGCGAAGGGGGCCAGCGACGGCAGCAGGGCCACGGTGAGCGGCAGCGCGAGCACGTCGGCGGCGATCAGCGCGGCCCGGCCGCCGGTCCGGCCGTGCGGCGGGCCGCCGCGGCGGCGCGGGGACCGGGCCCCGCGCGGCGCGGGGCGGCGGACGGCGGTCGCGGTGCCGGCCGCGGACCGGGGGGTGGCGGTGTGCGCCGGAACACTCTCCGTCGTCATCGTGGGGTGCTCCTCCTCGTCGGCGGCTGGGGCGTGAGCAGGTCCTGGTAGAGGCCGAGGACGGCGGCGGCGGTGCGCTCCGCGTCGCCGTGGGAGCGCACATGGGCGCGGGCCTCGCGGCCGAGCGTGTCCCGCAGCGCGGCGTCGCGGAGCAGCGCGACGATCGCGGCGGCGAGGGCGGCGGGGTCGTCGGCGGGCACGAGGCTGTGGGCGTCGTGGCCGGGCGGCAGGCTCTCGCGGGCGCCGGTGACGTCGGTGACGACGACGGGCCGGGCGCAGGCCATGGCCTCCAGCGGGGCGAGGGCCATGCCCTCCCAGCGGGACGGGAGGACGACGAGGTCGGCGGCGCGCAGATAGGGCACGGTGTCGGCGACCGCCCCGGCGAAGATCACCCCGGGGGGCGAGCAGCGGGCGAGGCGGGCGCGGTCGGGGCCGTCGCCGACGAGGAGCAGGGTGGCGCCGGGGACGCTGCCGCGCACCCGGGGCCAGGCGTCGAGCAGGACGTCCTGGCCCTTCTGGCGGCAGAGCCGGCCGACGCAGACGGCGAGGGGGGTGTCGGCGGGGACGGGCGGGAGGAGCGGCAGGGCTGCGCGATCCCCCGACAGCGACGGCAGCGGCGGCGCAGGGGCGCCGGGGGCGGGAGCGGGGGCGCCGGGTCGCGGACCGTCGTCGCCGCCGTCGGCCGCCGTGTCCCGCGCCGCCGCTCCGGGGTGGCCGCGGCCCGGGGCGAAGCGGTCGAGGTCGACTCCGTTGCGGATGACGGCCCAGCGGGCGGCGATGCCCGCGCGCTCCCCGTCCTCCCGTTCGCCCTCGCTGACGCAGAGCGTACGTGTGGACCAGCGGGTGCCGTACCGCTCCCAGGCGAGGGCGGCGCGCGCGGCCCGTCCGGTGACGGCGTGGAACGACCAGGCGTGCGGCTGGAAGACGGTCGGCACCCGGCCGCGGACCGCGAGCCTGGCCACGAGCCCGGCCTTGGCGCTGTGCGCGTGGACCAGGTCGGGGCGGCTGTGCCGGACGATCCGGGCGGCGCTGAGCACTTCCAGGGGGAGCCGCAGCCCGGGGGCGCGCTCGGCGCTCCAGTGGTGCACCCGCGCTCCCGCGGCCTCGGCGAGACCGGCGAGTTCGCCGCCGGAGGGGCAGGCCACGACGGCCCGTACGCCCGCGGCGGCGTGCGCGCGGACGAGGTCGGTGACCACCCGGGGGACTCCGCCCTCCACGGGCTGGACCAGATGGAGAATCGTCAGTTGGTTC
The nucleotide sequence above comes from Streptomyces clavuligerus. Encoded proteins:
- a CDS encoding sugar transferase gives rise to the protein MTTESVPAHTATPRSAAGTATAVRRPAPRGARSPRRRGGPPHGRTGGRAALIAADVLALPLTVALLPSLAPFAPVLLPLAAAQPLPIACRGLYRPRLAPSALAELPRLGALLLVQWLLVTEALRLLYGDAGAPGPRDAVLAAALQTVCCAAVRGAAHGAARRAARCRPRAALVVGDGPLARQVAAVLQGHPEYGLRLVGRVRGAADGDTPERGSAAPGAVADRRTGRAATVVTARQESGPVTPVLGGPQEIERAVARDGVRDALFTRPPGDDPATTALIGLLTRHGCRLWLVDGGAAAGPARWRVSGHDQLWGFAVQPLRDAPYRPVGRAVKRALDTLFAAFALVLAAPVLAGCALAVRVTDGPGVIFRQERVGLRGRPFTLLKFRTLCPVDERESATRWNVAFDRRMSATGRLLRRTSLDELPQLWNVLRGDMSLVGPRPERPYFVAKFSRAHPGYRARHRMPVGITGLAQVHGLRGDTSIEERARFDNHYIDTWTPWQDVRILVRTAASLFRLGGS
- a CDS encoding glycosyltransferase → MPQPSRTEPNQLTILHLVQPVEGGVPRVVTDLVRAHAAAGVRAVVACPSGGELAGLAEAAGARVHHWSAERAPGLRLPLEVLSAARIVRHSRPDLVHAHSAKAGLVARLAVRGRVPTVFQPHAWSFHAVTGRAARAALAWERYGTRWSTRTLCVSEGEREDGERAGIAARWAVIRNGVDLDRFAPGRGHPGAAARDTAADGGDDGPRPGAPAPAPGAPAPPLPSLSGDRAALPLLPPVPADTPLAVCVGRLCRQKGQDVLLDAWPRVRGSVPGATLLLVGDGPDRARLARCSPPGVIFAGAVADTVPYLRAADLVVLPSRWEGMALAPLEAMACARPVVVTDVTGARESLPPGHDAHSLVPADDPAALAAAIVALLRDAALRDTLGREARAHVRSHGDAERTAAAVLGLYQDLLTPQPPTRRSTPR